The Henckelia pumila isolate YLH828 unplaced genomic scaffold, ASM3356847v2 CTG_461:::fragment_3, whole genome shotgun sequence genome window below encodes:
- the LOC140872205 gene encoding uncharacterized protein: MEVSNGLSPRHGINSINREKIEGHGGPDLQILDLETENNVRSDHHFHSMSALEILRETVRILRYNLSGFMAIAAVLICPVSAVLLSNVFIDQSLVKRLTLRLLLVANSSGLPIKPFIKQSCQKLSESVVSATMCFPLFATLSLLSKAAVVYSVDCTYSRKKFDSSKFYVIISKIWKRILITYLWVCGVISGCVTLFLVLLVVVSSVFSVMGFPPDLILYPAMVIGLIFSVTLANAIIICNIAVVISVLEDVLGPQALLRSGSLIKGQTQVGLLIFLGSTIGMAFVEGLFEHRVKTLSYGDGSSRIWEGPLLVIMYSFVVLIDSMNSTVFYFSCKSFRMESANEESEPVLESLTLHSGSTDTQ, translated from the coding sequence ATGGAGGTGTCGAATGGGCTAAGTCCCAGGCACGGCATAAATTCGATAAACAGAGAGAAAATTGAAGGTCATGGAGGGCCGGATCTTCAAATTTTGGATTTGGAGACTGAAAACAATGTTCGATCGGATCACCATTTTCACTCCATGAGTGCACTGGAGATTTTAAGGGAAACGGTGAGGATTCTGCGGTATAATTTGTCCGGTTTCATGGCCATTGCAGCAGTGTTAATTTGTCCTGTTTCAGCTGTGCTTTTGTCGAACGTGTTTATAGATCAATCCCTTGTTAAGAGACTGACTTTAAGACTATTGCTTGTTGCAAATTCTAGTGGACTCCCTATCAAGCCTTTTATCAAACAGTCGTGCCAAAAGTTGTCGGAATCCGTCGTTTCTGCGACAATGTGCTTCCCATTATTCGCCACATTGTCGCTTTTGTCGAAAGCAGCTGTAGTTTACTCGGTTGATTGTACTTATTCGAGGAAAAAGTTCGATTCCTCGAAGTTTTATGTGATCATTTCCAAGATTTGGAAGCGTATTTTGATCACATATCTGTGGGTATGTGGTGTAATATCTGGCTGCGTCACGTTGTTCCTCGTTCTGTTAGTCGTAGTGAGCAGCGTGTTTTCTGTAATGGGATTCCCACCAGACTTGATTCTGTATCCTGCTATGGTAATAGGATTGATATTCTCGGTCACTTTGGCGAATGCTATCATCATCTGCAACATTGCGGTTGTGATCTCTGTTTTGGAGGATGTTTTGGGGCCACAGGCTTTGTTAAGGTCTGGTTCATTAATCAAGGGGCAAACTCAAGTTGGTCTTCTGATATTTCTTGGATCGACGATTGGAATGGCGTTTGTGGAGGGTCTGTTCGAGCACAGAGTGAAGACTTTGAGCTATGGAGATGGCTCTTCCAGGATATGGGAAGGGCCTCTTCTTGTCATAATGTATTCTTTCGTGGTGTTAATAGACTCGATGAATAGCACCGTTTTCTACTTCAGTTGTAAATCTTTTCGCATGGAATCCGCAAATGAAGAGAGTGAGCCGGTTTTGGAATCCCTGACTCTTCATTCAGGATCAACAGATACTCAATGA
- the LOC140872005 gene encoding uncharacterized protein, giving the protein MGPKPLVGDESPEDAETWLRRMEVCFQEFRCIEKQKMETLDFLVKGLAQIWWRSASTPLIAARGFSTWEEFRTAFHKLYFPPALRQAKASELLSLRQGSMSIDEYRLKFFELLPYCPQIADSTEAKYNLFLQGLNQEIHDWVAVGNDMTYEGLVSRCHQDEDSILRNRSFFSSRPTSSLGPHTQSFKKFGSSSSTGSGETRQSGKKKLQCDHCGETISLRIV; this is encoded by the coding sequence ATGGGTCCGAAACCATTAGTTGGAGATGAGtcaccggaggatgcggagaccTGGCTTCGGCGTATGGAAGTCTGCTTCCAAGAGTTCCGTTGCATAGAGAAGCAGAAAATGGAGACTCTTGACTTCCTCGTGAAGGGACTAGCTCAAATATGGTGGCGTTCTGCATCCACACCATTGATAGCAGCTCGGGGATTTTCTACCTGGGAAGAATTCCGCACGGCTTTTCataagctatattttcctcctgctctccgacAGGCAAAGGCGAGCGAGTTACTGAGTTTGCGTCAGGGATCGATGTCGATTGACGAATACCGgctgaagttctttgagttgctGCCCTATTGCCCCCAGATTGCTGACAGCACAGAGgcaaagtataatctgtttctccAGGGTCTTAATCAAGAGATCCATGATTGGGTTGCTGTGGGGAatgacatgacttacgagggaCTTGTGAGTCGATGTCATCAAGATGAGGACAGTATTCTCCGTAATAGATCTTTCTTCTCGTCTAGACccacgagttctttgggtccccacaCTCAGTCATTTAAGAAGTTCGGATCTTCTTCATCTACAGGATCTGGTGAGACTCGTCAGTCGGGCAAGAAAAAGTTgcagtgtgatcattgtggagAGACCATCTCACTGAGAATTGTATAG